AGCACGGCGACATCCGGGTCAAAACCCAGCAGCAGCGCGTTCTCGCGCAGCAGTCCCGCGCAGAACCCGTGAATGGTGGAGACCCGCGCGGCGTCCACGTTCCTCTCCAGTTCGCGCCAGTGGGTCATTTTCTCGCGGTCATCCTCGGGCGCGCGCCGGTGAAACGCCGCCCGCAGCCGGGACTTCATCTCCGCCGCCGCCTTTTCCATGAACGTGAAAGCCACGATGCCGTCCAGGCGCGGTTCCCGGTCCGGCCAGAGCCGGGGGTTCTCCAGCAAATGCACGACACGGTCCACCAAAATCGCGGTCTTGCCCGAACCCGCCCCCGCGTCCACGCAAACCCGCCGGGCGTCTGTGGTCACCGCCCTGTTTTGCTCTTCCGTGCGCGTCATTCGTTGTCCTCCCCGCCACTGTCCTGAACGCGCCCCGCCAATTCAGGGGCTTTGCGCAGCACACGGGTCTGCTGATACCGGGCGGCGTCGGGACAGCACGGATTCTTCAAGTTAAGCGGCGTGGGGGGGAACTGTCCCCTGCGGATTCCCCTGAGCGCTTCGGTGATGCGCTCCCGCGCGGCGGACTCCCGCGCCGCCCACCTGGCCTTGAACTGGGGCTTTGCATTTGAGCCTAGCGCATCCTGGTCCTTGGATGTGGTCAGCGAACAATACCAGGCCTCGGTGCATGAGCGGCCCGGCAGGAGCAGTCCCTCGACCGCCCACTGGTACACCGTGAGCTGAAGGCAGAATCCCCGGTAAATATCGGTGGCCTTGGGCAGCCCGCCTGTCTTGTAGTCCACCAGCCGCACATTTGTTCCGTCCAGGTCAATCCGGTCAATCTTTCCGGAAAACTGCGCCGTCTCCCCGTCATGGGCGAAAAGCCACGGTTCGGAGGAACGCAGTTCCCGGTCTGACTCACCCCGTGTCCGGCCAAAGGCCGCCTCGAAGTGGGCTGGCTTGAAGGCGTCTCCCTGCCATTCCGCCGCGCGCGCCGCATAGCGGCCCAGTTGGCGCGCCAGACGCGCCTCCTCGACGCGGCGCAGTCCGGGCGGAACCGCGCCCAGCCGCCACCGGTGCTCCACGAAGGCCTCCGCAAGGCATTCGCGAAGCCCGTCACAGACCGCCTCCATCCCCCCGGCGGCAAGCTCCGCCATGCTTTTGGCGGGATGCCTCATGTGGAATTTCTGCAAAGCGGCGTGCAGAATCACCCCGCGCGAAAGCGGGTCCAGTTCCTCCGTGGGCTGCTCCGTCTCCTCGACCCCCAGCAAGCGTTCCATGAAAAAGGTGAAGGGGCACTCGATGTACTTCTCAATCTGGCTCACACTGAACGTGTGCGCGGGGCCGTAGCGCGCCGCCACTGCGGCCACCGTCTCCGGGTCGGCCAGCACGCCGTCATGCTCCCCGAAGGGGCTGGCATCATGCCGCCGCCGCTCCACGGCAATGCCGTCCAGCACGTTGCCCAGAAGCGGCTGGAACGGGGCATGAAGCGGTTCGGCGCCCCCCCGTATGACCGCGTTGGCCAGGTCTCTCGGGCAGGTGACCACAGCAAGGGCTGGAACGGCCTCTTCCGGGGACGGAGACTGGAAGGACAATGCCCCGCCGTCAAACAGTTCACACAGATCGGCCACAAAGGGGCCGGGAAGGGCCTCCCGCCCGTCCGCGCCCTGCATCCGCCAGGAAATCCAAAGCGTCTTCCCCGCCGAGCAAAGGGCATGGTGAAACAGAAGCCGCTCGCGCAGGGCCTGCTCGCGCATGCCCTCCAGCCTCACCCCGGCGTCCCGGCCCAGACGCGCCATGTCCGCCTCTCCGTACACTGCGTTGGCCGAGGGCGGGCGGGGCACCACCCCCTCGTTCATGCCGCAATAAAACACATGGTCGAAGGTGCGTCCCCGAAGCAGGGAGGGCTTGCCGCAGGAAACGCCGGGACCGGAAGGGGGACACGCATAGGCTGTCTGGCGGACGCTTCTGGACACCAGTGCGGCAAACTGGCGCCGGTCCATGGGACCTTCCGCCGCACCCGTCATGGCAAGGGTTTCCAGCATCGCCGTAAGCGCTCCCAGCGCCATTTTTTCCGCAGCCGCATGGGCCGGGTCCCCGAAGGCCGCCAGTCCCCGCTCCGGGTGAAGGTCCCTGAGAATGTCCGCAAATGCCCGCACAAACTGCCCGCGCGGGGCGGTTGCGGGCAACCGGTCAACCAGGGCGCAAAGGGCGTCAAAGCGTTCCAGCACGCTCAGGGCCGCCGCGCCCGTGTCGGGGTGGGGAACCCTTTTGTAATCTTCCTCCCCCTCCACCGGCTTCCCGGCATGGTCGGCGAGCCATGACAGGCTCCACCGCCATTCCCCACGCCCGGCGATGATGTTTCCCGCGCGGGCGAGCAGGTGAACCGTCTCCATGTGCGCCTGCGGCGCGTTCTCCGGATTGAACCAGGGCGAGGAAAGCACGCCGGCCACCGTGTCCCGCTCCCAGAGTTCCGCGGCCTCCAGCAGTTGCAGCGCAAATGCGCCCACCGCGCTGCCTCGCAGGGGGAACTGGTGACGCAAGGACAGCGGCACCCCGCACTCTTCAAAGGCGGCCCGCAGGGGTTCGGCCACGGCCTCCAGATCAGGGTAGACCACGGCCATGCGCGACAGGGGAACCCCCTCGTCCAACGCCAGACGCTTAATTTCCCGCAGAACACAGTCCATCTCATGCCGGAGGTCCAGACACTGGGCAAGCCGCAGATTTTTAACCAGTCCCTCCACCGGCTCCGGCTTGTTGCGCCAAAACACACGGTTGGCGGCGTGTTCTGTGAACGTCCGCGCAGCGGGTGTGGGAAACCCGGCCACCTCGGGATCAAACCGTCTCGCCAGAATGTCCCTGGCGGCGAGGGGAAGCGCGAAAAGGTCAGCGCGGTCCGGGTCCGTGTCGCAGTTCAGCCCAAACACCACGTGCGGCACATGCCGCGCCAGCGCCTCCATCAGCCTCAACTGGGATGGGGTGAAATCGTCAAACCCGTCAAAGGCCATGAGTTCCAGCGTTTCCAGCGCCTTCGGGCGGCCTGCGGCGCACTGCTCATGGGCAAGCCAGTAAAGGCCCGGCACATCATGCAGACCGCCGCCAATCAGGGCCTCCTGATAGGCCGTGTAGACATCCGCCACCATGAGGTCCCAAAGCCCCGGCTGCTTTTGCCCCAGAACCCGCTCACGAAACTGCTCCGGCTCCACCGCGCCCTGCTTTAACTGGGTGATGACCTCCAGCAGGTGCCGGACCAGGCCGGGCGCGTCGGGGGCGGCGGCAAGCCCGGCCAGCCGCCCCTCCGCCTGAAGCCTTGCCAGACAGTCCTCCATCAGCAGTGTCCGCTCCAGCCCCGACACCAGCCGGACGGACACCCCCGCAGTGGAAAGAAGCCCGGCCACAAAATCGTTGAATTCGGCGACAGGCGCGCCGAAGCAGGGGGGAAGGCCCCCCTCCAGCAGCAGGCTTTCCATCCGGCGGGTGGCCGAGGCCCGGTTGGGGGTCAGGAGGACGCAGCGGCCCCAGTGCCCCGCCACCAGTTGGTTGACCCCCGCCTCCCGTTCCGAGCCGTGTGTTCCGAGAAATAACCGGGCCTGCGCCATGGCGCTCCTCCTCGTCTTTGCCCCCAAAAAAGGAAGGGGGCACGCAATGTCCGGCGACCATAATACCCCATGGGGCCTTCAGAATCCGGAAAGTGCGCCCCCGAAAAAGGGTCAGACCGCGTCCTCGTCCACAATCTCGTAGCGGTAACCCTGCTCGGTGAGGAAAAGCTGGCGTTTCACGCTGAAATCCTGGTCGCAAGTGTCGCGGGAGACCAGTGAATAGAATTGCGCCACCGTGCCCGCGTCGCTCTTGGGCCGCAGAATGCGGCCCAGGCGCTGGGCCTCCTCCTGGCGCGAACCGAACGTGCCGGAGACCTGGATGGCCACGTTGGCGTCGGGCAGGTCAATGGCGAAATTGGCCACTTTGGACACGATGAGCAGCTTGACCTCGCCCGTGCGGAACTGCTGGTACAGGGTTTCCCGTTCGCGCACCGGGGTGCTGCCGGTGATGATGGGCGCCTTGAAATGCTTTGAGAGCACCTTCAACTGGTCCAAGAACTGGCCGATGACCAGCACATTGTCATTCCGGTGCCGCTCCACCAGCCGCTCACAGAGCCGCAGTTTGGAGGGGTTGGTCGAGGCGATGCGGAATTTGGCGCGCTTGGCCGCCACGGCATACTGGTAGCGCGACTCCTCCGCCAGCCTGATGCGCACCTCCGTGCAGAGGGCCTGGGCAATCCATCCCTGCCGTTCCAGCACCTTCCACGGCACGTCGTACTTCTTCGGGCCAATGAGGCTGAACACGTCCTCCTCGCGCCCGTCCTCGCGCACCAGGGTCGCCGTAAGGCCCAGGCGCCGCCGGGCCTGGAGCGAGGCGGTGGCGCGGAACACCGGCGCGGGCAACAGATGCACCTCGTCATAAATGATGAGCCCCCACTGGCCCTCGTCAAACAGGGAAAAATGGATGAACTCGCTGTCCTTGGTTTTCCGGTAGGTGAGCACCTGGTAGGTGGCGATGGTCACGGGCCGGATGGTTTTGCTGTCCCCGCTGTACTCGCCGACATCCTCATCCGTCAGGCTGGTCTTGTCCAGCAGCTCCGCCTTCCACTGGCGCAGCGCCACCGTGTTGGTGGTCAGGATGAGGGTGTGCGTCTTCACCGCCGCGATGGCGCCCATGGCCACGATGGTCTTGCCGGCGCCGCAGGGCAGCACGACCACGCCGCTGCCGCCCCGGTTCGAGCCGCCCGCATAAAAGGCGTCCACCGACTCCCGCTGGTATTTGCGCAGTCCAAAGTCCCTCCCGGACAGCGCCTTGCCGCGCAGGTCCACCTCCAGCGGCGCGCCGTCGGCGTAGCCCGCCAAGTCCTCCGCCGGAAAGCCGATCTTCAGCAGCGCGCATTTGATGTTGCCCCGCTCCTCGGGCTTAACAAAAATGCGCTTTCCGTCCGGAGATCCCTGGATGTACGGCTGAAGCAGGCGGTTGTTCAGCAGTTCCACCACCAGCAGGCTGTCCTCGGACTCCAGCACCAGACGCCCGTCCAGGTGGCGGTACAGTTTCAGCCGCCCGTACCGCGCCACCGTGTCGCGGATTTCCGTCAGGACGTTCTGGGGAATCTCATACTTCGTGAACCGTTCCAGCCCGTCCACAATCTCCTGGGCGGTCATGCCCGCGGCCGCCGCGTTCCAAAGGGACAACGCGGTCAGGCGGTAGGTATGGATGTGCTCCGGAGACTTCACCAGCTCGGCGAAGGTGGCCAGGCAGTCCCGCGCGTCCTCGAAGGCGGGTCCGTCCGTTTCCAGGAGGATGCTGCGGTCGGACTGGATGATTGCGGGTTTGTCGGAAAGGGTTGCCATGGCGCGGGAGTGTAGCAAAAAAAGGCGGCGTGGCGCACCCTGCGGCGCAGGGTTCAAAATAAAAACCCCCGCGCGTCAAACGACACGCAGGGGCATGGATTGGCCGTTATGCGGCGCCTTCAGACGCCGGTTCTCAGTTCCCGGTCTTCCACTGGTCGAATTCGCGGCCCTCGATGTCAATGGCCCGGCAGGAAACGCCGTTGGCGTCCACGTCCACCACCCAAAAATGCTGCGTCGAGGAGGCCTTCTCGATGTACCACGCGTCCCCGTTCTTGATCTCGCGCGCGCCCACACCCATGCAGCCGTCGCCGAGGTAGACCGTGCCTTCGGGGTTCTTTTCGCCGTTGCGGATGGCCACGGTGCGCTTGAAGGTGTGGTCGTGGTTTTCAAAAGCCACGGGCACCTTGAACTCGTCAAACAGCGGCATCCACTGCTCGCGGCCCGCCACGGAGCCTCCGCCCTCAAAATCCCGGTGCGACGGCCAGAACGGCACATGGTACACCGGGATGTGGTGCTTCACCCCGGCGTTCTTCTCGAACTGTTCCCGAAGCCATGGGGTCTGTTTTGAATGGGAGACGATATGCCCCGAATCCAGCGCGATGATCTGGAGGTTGGGCCCAAAAACACGGGAGAAAAACACTGAACCGCCCTGCGGGAAATAGCCAAAGTAGAAGGGCGCGATCTCCTCCTGCTCGCCAATCTCCTTGTTCGTCTCGTGGTTGCCAATGGCCAGCACCATCGGCACCAGCAGCCCGTCCGGGGTGACCATGCCGTCCATCCAGTTCTTCAGCCAGCCGTCCCAAATACGCGCGTTTTTCAGGTCACCGTTGGCGTAAGCCAAGTCGCCGCCGATGAGCGTGAACATCGGGGCCTCCTTGCCGGAGAGTTCGCACAGCTTCCTGGCCGCCGGGCTGGGGCTCTGGTCGCCGCCCGTCACGAAATGAATCGGGCTGCCGTCGTTCGGGATGGTCTTGAAGGCGAACTCCTCCGAGAACTTGCCCTTGGGCCCTGTCAGAACAAAATAATGCGCCGTGCCGGGGGCGAGGCCCGTCAGTTCGACACTGTTGATGAACCGCCCGTCCGGAAGGCCGGGAATCTGCCAAGACTTGCCCTCCACCTTGTGGGCATACTTTTTGGCCTTGCCCTCACGCTTCTCTGTGTCATAGCGCACCTCCACTTTCTTGGGTGCCTCTTCGGAGTGCCAGTTGATGGTCATGGTGGTGCAGGGATCGCCCTGCCAGGTCAGGTATGGGCGGTTGTACACCCATTCGGCGGTCCGGGCCCCCTGCGCCCAGGCGCACGAAGACAACACCGCCAGCGCAATCACCGGCACAAGAACGCACCGGACAAACCGGACGTTGCGGGAATTTCCCTTGGAAACCATGCTCTTCAAAACACTTTCTCCTTGTTTTGCCAATTGCCAAGCCGTGAACGACGGCAGGATTCCCTGACTATACCCACCCCTACGACTTGTTTACAAGCCGTCCGGTTTCAAGCATAAAATTCGCCTTTGAGAAACAAAAACCTGCCAGGCGAACCAATGGAACTGGCAATATGATTGTCGAGGCCGGCAATGGCCCCCCTCTGTCTGAATCGCCAAAGCGAAAAGGGAAGAATAGCGGCCCCCCGGCCTTCAAATGGCTCCTCCAAAAGCATCCATCATTCGTTTTGAAAAGTCACACCCGGCTCCACCAGCGGGACAATCCTTTCCGGGTCATACGCCAGGGGAACCTGCGCCGCATGTTCCTGCCAGAAGGCAAGCCAGTCCTTCCAGTTATCATGGGACACCGTTTGACCGGGAATGGACCATGCGGCGCCAAGCGCCGCTTTTGCGGGAAAGTCCACCACGGGATTCCCGGCCTGCATCACCCGAATCAGCATGGGGGTCGCCTCGCGGCATGGCGCCGAAACTAGGCCATTGCCTGCGGCCGCACGGACAGCCTCCTGATGGTCCGCCAATCCGCGCACCATCAATTCCAATTCGGAGGGGGTTGGGCTGGGAACCTTTCCAAGCAGCCGCACACAAGCCGCGCGCAGATTCTCCTCGGGGTGGGTGGCCCTTTCGGAAAGCAGGGGGCGGACCTTTTCCGGGTCAAGCTCAAACATGAGAAGGAGCGCCTTGGCCATATTGGCGGGATGCATGTCCGGAAATATGTGCGCCATGTAGGGATAGATGTCCACCTTCTCCCGCATCGCCAGCAGCCTGCGCCGCCCGTCATTGCTCATCTCTTCATTGTCCGAATAGAGCATCTCCAGGGCCATGTCCACCTCCATCCTCTGGGCGGCGTTCAACCCCGTGAGATTGACCAGTTCCTCGTCGTGTCTGCGAGCCTCCTCTTTTATGGCCTCCAAGTCCAGGCTTCCGTCGCGGTCATTTTTTTCAATCGTCACTATCTCCTCCTCCTGCAGCATAATCTTGCGGTTGCCTGTTCGGACGGTGTAGACGTCACCGATCTTCACCTCCACCACGCCGTCTATGGGAATGCCGCTCCTCAGGTGTATCGTGTCGGAGAAAGTGGGCGTCGCCGCCGACAAAAACGCGACAACAAACCAAAGAACGCTACTCAAGGGTCTCATGCCGTCAATCCTTCCATTGGCCATTCCCCCGGAACACACACCCATTTCCCGCACCTGCGGCACGGAATGGGGCGTCTATATCAAAACGCGGTACACCATGCGTGAAAAATAAGCCTGTGTGCGGTCATGGGGCGCCCAGAACTCCTTTATCCGCTTGTCGTACAGCACGGTAAAGGATTCCACGCCCGCCGTGTCCGGCCCCGCGGCCAGCACGCCAAGGTCCGGGCAGATAATGCCGCCCCGAACCTGCAATTTGCCGTCCGTGTAGGACTTGTGGCGCGTCTTGCTGCGCGTTATGGCAAAAATGGCGTTGTTGCTGTAAAGAAGCCCGTCAAACTTCCATTTGCTGTTGTTTGGCCGCGCCATCTCGTCGTCATACCATATCTGGCGCAGCTTGTCCTCGCTGATCCAGTTCCCCGCCGGGTTCATGTAGTGGTAGGCGGCGCGCTGCAAAATGTCAACGGGGTATCCCTTCTCAGTCAGGTAAGCACTGAGAAGTTTGACGGTGTTTCCCGCCTCATCGTATTTGACCGCGTGCTCGTCGCTCAGCTTGGTATAGACATACACGTTGTTCGGCTGGCTCTCGCGCAGCCCGTAAAACCGGGGTGTGTAATCGGGGTCCGCCACGGCCTTGTTCAGTTCATAGATGTTGAACAGCATCAATTCGGACTGTGTGAAGGAAAACTGCTGTCCCTGGCGGGTAACTGTTTTGCCCGAATTGTCCACCATCGTCGGAAAAATGCCGCCCGCGTCCACCACCCCGGGATCAAAGTACCCATAATTTAAAGTTTCTTTGACGTTCTTTTTGTTGACCTTCACAGTCACACTTGCCGACTTGTTTTTCGTCCGCGTGTCTATGCTGTAGGTCGAATCGGGAAATTTGTCCGTGACTGCTGAGTGGTTTTTGCCCCGGATGGTGAGATAGTCGCCCATCAGCACACTGCCGCCGGTTATGACGGAGAGGGCGTTTTTTGTGCCGTCGGCGGCGACGCCAAACTTGTTCGAGGCGTCCGCATAAGTGACATCGCCCACGAGGTAGGTGTTGCCCTTGACAAAAATCTGGCCCACGCCCTTCACGGTGCCCTTCATGACCAGATCACCGGTCACCGCTATCTCGCCGTTCAACTGGATGGGATTCTGGGGGGTTCCAACAAGAATGAGGTTTCCCTCGTAGCGTCCGGTCTCGGCAAGATCGGAAAGCGCCCCATTGGATGTGCTGGGGAGTGAGGTGCCTGAATATTTGGCCCCCTCTGGAACTCCATAAGCGACGCCGCCGTCCACGGTACCGCTCAGCAGGGAGGCGACCTCCTCAAACTCGTCCGTGTCCACATGCCGGTCCTCGTCATTGTCCGGGTAGGGGGCTGGAAACGTGGAGGGCAACGGCCCGTCGGTCATTCGTTCGGGTTCTGTGGGGTAGTTTTTGTAGAGGCTCGCGTACTGGGTGGGACGCCCCTTGCTGTCCGTGCCGGCGGCAATCAGATTCACCGAGGACATGGCGCCGGTGCTGCTGTTCTGGACGACCTTGCCGTTTGTGCGGTTGAAGTCCCGGCCTTTGAAACTGCCCGAGGCGATTTTACTGTCCGACATGGTGGTATAGTTTTCGTTGTACACGCTGCCGCGCGTGTACACGGTGCCGGCCACATGGGAGTCGGCGCCCCCGTTGCGGAAAAGCAGGACCTCGAGGGTGGCCACCTTCACCCTGTCAAAGGTGTTGTACAGGGACTTGTCGGTGTTGTACTCCTGGTCCACGGAGCGGAACCCCGCATGGCAGAGACTGCAATTAAGCTGTGTGGCAAGCACGGCATACTCGAAGCCCGTAAAGGGGGTTCCCGAAACCCGCACGGTCTGCTCCGCCGTGAAGGTGTCGGAAACCTCTCCGTCTGGCAGTGTTTTCGACGCCGTGGACACGATGGTGATATCAATCCCAAACAGCGTGTCCTCCCGCGCCAGGGTCAATCCCGTCACGGAGAGCCCCCGGTCCTCATCCAGCACAACCGGACTGCCCGAGCTGACCAAGTCGGCGCTCCCACCCATGGGCACTATGTCGTCAATAAACACCCTGTAAGACGACAGGTTTCCCGTTGTGTTGCCGTTGGTGGTGACGTACCTGTTCCAGATTCTCTGAATGCCGATGTTTATCCCGGCCTTGCAGGCCTCCTCCAGCTCCACTTGGGACACGGTGATGTCTGTCTGACGGGAGGACACTTCGGCCTGCTGCGACACCAGCAGGACCGCCGCCAATACCAGCACTATCGCCAAAAGCGCCAAGACCAGGGCCATGCCGCGTTCTGATTCGCCTCGTCCATTCATGTTTTCATCCAATCCCATGCGGAGAAACTCCGCCTTTTACCCCGCGCATGCATGCTCAATTCATAATATACAGCGCGCTGTTCGAGTCATACCGGAGCAGCCGCCCGCCGCCGCCTGCGGCCATGTGGGCCGTGGCGGTCATGTTGACCAGCAGGCGGCTTCCGTCCTCCGAAAGTCCAAAAGTCACATCGGCCAATGAATTGGCGCTTCCAAGGACACTTCGCTGGCCATCCCTTAGAAGCACAAGCTGCCGCGTCAGCATCCCGTCCCCGTTGGTGTCTTCACCGGGGTCAAGGCGCGCGTTCCCAAATTCGCCGTTTTCCAACGTTGTGACGGGGGCGTCCTCGGACTCAAACCGGATGGTGACCACGCTGGAAAATGTCGTGCCCGTGTCGTCGGTGGGCACCACAAAGGTTATCTCCCCGGGGTTGTCAGCCGAGACTTCGAGCCCTATGGCCCCCGCCGGGAGGATCAGCCCCGCCTCTGGCCGCTTGACGGCCAGTTGCACCTCCCTGCCCAGGGCACGCATGGCATTCCTGCTGTCCGACTGAAGCGCCGCGAGGCTGTTGGTGAGGCGCACCGCCTCGTAGCCGGACGAAAAGGCGATATAACTGAGCATGACCACAACCATCCCCACAGCCAGCGATATCATCATTTCTATCAGGGTAAATCCCGACCGGCTCAATGGTGCTTCTCCTTGTCCAGTTCACCTGTCTGTCATCACGGTGCTCATTTGCATTTGATAGGTCCGGCCCCGGGGGCCGGTCCAACTGGTGACCACCCGCACATACACTGGATTGGTGTTGTTGCTTAACACCTCCGATGTCACCGCCGGGGCGCCGCCGGCATCTGTCAGGTTGACCACAATGGTCTGTTCCGGCAGAACAAACAGGCCCTCGTAGGGCTCCCGTGCGGACGGGGAAAGTTTCTCAAACTGTTCCATGTCTGCGGGGAGGCCGTCGGCCCACGCCACCAGGACACATGGGAACCGGGGCTCATCATCCGGGCATTGGTCCCCCGCAGGCAGCCTCCGGGCCAACTCGCGCAGATTGGAGATGACGGACTTGCAGGTGTTTAGCGCCGTGCCCCGCTGCGTCTGCAAGCTCAATATCACGTAACTGGAGGCAAGCCCCTGCGCCATAAAAGCCAGCACTGTGACAAGTATCGCCATCGCAACGGTTATCTCGACCAGAGAAAAACCCTGGTTCCGCCACTTTTTTCCCCGCAGAACCATGCCGCAGGATATGTTTTTATTTGGCTCCACCCCGCACATCGTAATCTTCCTGTAGGCGCAAGCACCGTTGCCCCAGTCTCTTGACAATGCGTCACCCGACTGAAAACCGTTCACACTCATTAAAACGTGCCTGCATGCAGAAACTGGCAACCGCATTAGATAACCATCCCACCCATCCCGTCATTCCATAGCCCTGAAACACTCACCCAATAACGGCTCAAGACAAGAACCTTACCCTGTCAACCACAGACACCTTAATTACCGCGCCACCCAAGCAAATGGAGCGGCTTGTCACGCAAATTGTACCATCAAACCGCCATTTCCGCAAGGAACACGGACCGGACACCTTCCGGAAAAACCCTTAAAAACGGCCCGGACACCCTTTGGTGGGGACATCCATCCGGAGTGTCATGGGGTTCCCGGCACCCGCCGCCTCCAATCCGCCCCGGCCGCCTATCCGGCGCTTCCGCAAACGCCCCGGCTTTGTATTCCGCAACCGCCGGGCAAAAACCGGCAGCAAACAACAAATCAGCTCACCAAACTGGAAAGCTGGAGGATCGGCATGAACAGGGCGATGACGATGCCGCCCACGACGAGGCCCATCATGCCAATCAGCAGGGGCTCGATCAGACTGGTCAGGCCGTCCACCGTCGCCTTGACCTCCGAATCGTAGAAGTCGGCGATTTTCATGAGCATGAGCTCAAGCGCGCCGGTCTTCTCGCCCACGGCAATCATGCGGGTCACCATGACGGGAAAGGCTTTGGAGCGCGCCAGGGGGTCGGCGAGGGACTCGCCGTTGCGCACGCTCTCCCCGGCCTCGCGGATGGCCTTTGCGAACACCTCATTGCCCGAGGTGCGCTCCACGATCTCCAGTGCGTGCAGGATGGCCACGCCGCTTCGCGTGAGGGTGCTCAGGGTGCGCGTGAAACGGGCAATGGCCACCTTGCGCATCAGGTTGCCGAACACGGGCGCGCGCAGTTTCAGGGCGTCCAGACTGAAACGGCCCGCAG
The sequence above is a segment of the Candidatus Hydrogenedentota bacterium genome. Coding sequences within it:
- a CDS encoding PD-(D/E)XK nuclease family protein, with the protein product MAQARLFLGTHGSEREAGVNQLVAGHWGRCVLLTPNRASATRRMESLLLEGGLPPCFGAPVAEFNDFVAGLLSTAGVSVRLVSGLERTLLMEDCLARLQAEGRLAGLAAAPDAPGLVRHLLEVITQLKQGAVEPEQFRERVLGQKQPGLWDLMVADVYTAYQEALIGGGLHDVPGLYWLAHEQCAAGRPKALETLELMAFDGFDDFTPSQLRLMEALARHVPHVVFGLNCDTDPDRADLFALPLAARDILARRFDPEVAGFPTPAARTFTEHAANRVFWRNKPEPVEGLVKNLRLAQCLDLRHEMDCVLREIKRLALDEGVPLSRMAVVYPDLEAVAEPLRAAFEECGVPLSLRHQFPLRGSAVGAFALQLLEAAELWERDTVAGVLSSPWFNPENAPQAHMETVHLLARAGNIIAGRGEWRWSLSWLADHAGKPVEGEEDYKRVPHPDTGAAALSVLERFDALCALVDRLPATAPRGQFVRAFADILRDLHPERGLAAFGDPAHAAAEKMALGALTAMLETLAMTGAAEGPMDRRQFAALVSRSVRQTAYACPPSGPGVSCGKPSLLRGRTFDHVFYCGMNEGVVPRPPSANAVYGEADMARLGRDAGVRLEGMREQALRERLLFHHALCSAGKTLWISWRMQGADGREALPGPFVADLCELFDGGALSFQSPSPEEAVPALAVVTCPRDLANAVIRGGAEPLHAPFQPLLGNVLDGIAVERRRHDASPFGEHDGVLADPETVAAVAARYGPAHTFSVSQIEKYIECPFTFFMERLLGVEETEQPTEELDPLSRGVILHAALQKFHMRHPAKSMAELAAGGMEAVCDGLRECLAEAFVEHRWRLGAVPPGLRRVEEARLARQLGRYAARAAEWQGDAFKPAHFEAAFGRTRGESDRELRSSEPWLFAHDGETAQFSGKIDRIDLDGTNVRLVDYKTGGLPKATDIYRGFCLQLTVYQWAVEGLLLPGRSCTEAWYCSLTTSKDQDALGSNAKPQFKARWAARESAARERITEALRGIRRGQFPPTPLNLKNPCCPDAARYQQTRVLRKAPELAGRVQDSGGEDNE
- a CDS encoding DEAD/DEAH box helicase; translation: MATLSDKPAIIQSDRSILLETDGPAFEDARDCLATFAELVKSPEHIHTYRLTALSLWNAAAAGMTAQEIVDGLERFTKYEIPQNVLTEIRDTVARYGRLKLYRHLDGRLVLESEDSLLVVELLNNRLLQPYIQGSPDGKRIFVKPEERGNIKCALLKIGFPAEDLAGYADGAPLEVDLRGKALSGRDFGLRKYQRESVDAFYAGGSNRGGSGVVVLPCGAGKTIVAMGAIAAVKTHTLILTTNTVALRQWKAELLDKTSLTDEDVGEYSGDSKTIRPVTIATYQVLTYRKTKDSEFIHFSLFDEGQWGLIIYDEVHLLPAPVFRATASLQARRRLGLTATLVREDGREEDVFSLIGPKKYDVPWKVLERQGWIAQALCTEVRIRLAEESRYQYAVAAKRAKFRIASTNPSKLRLCERLVERHRNDNVLVIGQFLDQLKVLSKHFKAPIITGSTPVRERETLYQQFRTGEVKLLIVSKVANFAIDLPDANVAIQVSGTFGSRQEEAQRLGRILRPKSDAGTVAQFYSLVSRDTCDQDFSVKRQLFLTEQGYRYEIVDEDAV
- a CDS encoding metallophosphoesterase family protein, translating into MKSMVSKGNSRNVRFVRCVLVPVIALAVLSSCAWAQGARTAEWVYNRPYLTWQGDPCTTMTINWHSEEAPKKVEVRYDTEKREGKAKKYAHKVEGKSWQIPGLPDGRFINSVELTGLAPGTAHYFVLTGPKGKFSEEFAFKTIPNDGSPIHFVTGGDQSPSPAARKLCELSGKEAPMFTLIGGDLAYANGDLKNARIWDGWLKNWMDGMVTPDGLLVPMVLAIGNHETNKEIGEQEEIAPFYFGYFPQGGSVFFSRVFGPNLQIIALDSGHIVSHSKQTPWLREQFEKNAGVKHHIPVYHVPFWPSHRDFEGGGSVAGREQWMPLFDEFKVPVAFENHDHTFKRTVAIRNGEKNPEGTVYLGDGCMGVGAREIKNGDAWYIEKASSTQHFWVVDVDANGVSCRAIDIEGREFDQWKTGN
- a CDS encoding HEAT repeat domain-containing protein; translation: MRPLSSVLWFVVAFLSAATPTFSDTIHLRSGIPIDGVVEVKIGDVYTVRTGNRKIMLQEEEIVTIEKNDRDGSLDLEAIKEEARRHDEELVNLTGLNAAQRMEVDMALEMLYSDNEEMSNDGRRRLLAMREKVDIYPYMAHIFPDMHPANMAKALLLMFELDPEKVRPLLSERATHPEENLRAACVRLLGKVPSPTPSELELMVRGLADHQEAVRAAAGNGLVSAPCREATPMLIRVMQAGNPVVDFPAKAALGAAWSIPGQTVSHDNWKDWLAFWQEHAAQVPLAYDPERIVPLVEPGVTFQNE
- a CDS encoding prepilin-type N-terminal cleavage/methylation domain-containing protein encodes the protein MSRSGFTLIEMMISLAVGMVVVMLSYIAFSSGYEAVRLTNSLAALQSDSRNAMRALGREVQLAVKRPEAGLILPAGAIGLEVSADNPGEITFVVPTDDTGTTFSSVVTIRFESEDAPVTTLENGEFGNARLDPGEDTNGDGMLTRQLVLLRDGQRSVLGSANSLADVTFGLSEDGSRLLVNMTATAHMAAGGGGRLLRYDSNSALYIMN
- a CDS encoding prepilin-type N-terminal cleavage/methylation domain-containing protein translates to MSVNGFQSGDALSRDWGNGACAYRKITMCGVEPNKNISCGMVLRGKKWRNQGFSLVEITVAMAILVTVLAFMAQGLASSYVILSLQTQRGTALNTCKSVISNLRELARRLPAGDQCPDDEPRFPCVLVAWADGLPADMEQFEKLSPSAREPYEGLFVLPEQTIVVNLTDAGGAPAVTSEVLSNNTNPVYVRVVTSWTGPRGRTYQMQMSTVMTDR